From the genome of Nicotiana sylvestris chromosome 2, ASM39365v2, whole genome shotgun sequence, one region includes:
- the LOC104239933 gene encoding uncharacterized protein codes for MNANQTDWSKKLDDALWDYRTAYKTPIGMSLYCLMFENACHLLVELEHSVELEHKAMWALKKLNIDWDVAANLRVAHLNELDEFRLRMFFGKLKSKWSGPFEIVDVTPFGALDLKNKNNKVFGVNGHRLKHYLGKG; via the exons aTGAATGCTAATCAGACGGATTGGTCCAAGAAGCTTGATGATGCATTATGGgattatcggacggcttacaaaacacctATCGGAATGTCTCTATACTGTTTGATGTTCGAAAATGCTTGTCATCTTCTGGTGGAACTAGAGCACAGTGTGGAACTAGAGCATAAGGCAATGTGGGCTCTAAAGAAGTTGAATATTGATTGGGATGTAGCCGCTAACTTGAGGGTTGCACATTTGAATGAATTGGATGAGTTTCG GTTGAGAATGTTTTTCGGGAAGCTAAAATCCAAgtggagtggtccatttgaaATTGTTGATGTGACACCTTTTGGTGCAttagacttgaagaacaaaaacaaTAAAGTATTCGGAGTCAATGGTCACCGGTTGAAGCACTACTTGGGCAAG GGATGA